In Pyrus communis chromosome 15, drPyrComm1.1, whole genome shotgun sequence, the genomic stretch AGATCAAATCACACAAGTATATTTACAAATCTCCCAAATTCCTAAACAAGGTACAATAATAATACGGTGCCGTCGTAAACTACTTGTTGGATGTATGCAGAGCAGCAACAGTTGAGACCAAGGAATCCACCCCACAAGAATTATAACCCCTGCAGATCTTGTAATATCCCTGCTCTCCCCAGCTCTGTCCCCATGAATTCTTCAAGATCCAGTACGGCTTCTCCTTAAATCGAATCGGAGCAAAACCCGAAGAACCATAACCCACCAGAAGCACTCCGTGATCAATTCGCTTTCCGCAGATGTAAGGGCACGAAACTCCGCCTACGTATGTTTGCATGAACACCGCATTGATCCCAACTGCACCATGCAAACCAAGTTAACGATTCAGTAAACGGAGAATAAAAATGTGAGCATCAATTTGAAGGAATCCTACGCTGAAGTACCTGCAAGAGGGCCATGGTTAACCAAATTTGCAGCGATTTGATCTTCGTCGGTAGAAATAACGCTGAAGTTATTCACGGAAGAAACAACTTTGCTCTTGTCGAATTTGCAGGTGTCATCAGTCCCGGTGTAAGGATAATCTTCCTCTCGTTCTAGCCCGCCAGCCTTGAGTGCGTACTCAAAGGCATTGTTCATCAGCCCGCCATTGCAACCCGAGTCACACGAGCCATATTCTTCCGGATCACACTGCAAAATGTTCAGGCTTGATATAAGATAATGCAATGAGGATAGTCAAATCTACGCAGGATTAACAAAACCCAACTTCCTAAATTAACACACATCGCCACCACCCTCGACCACGAGAGGAACTTACCTACACTTGCTAAACTGCCACGGTGACATCAAATTGTAGGAAAGTTCATCTTCTCTATCACAAGTACAAGTATCCGCAAAAGAAACTTAACTACACTTGGGATACCGCCACAGTAGCCTCCCAAGCGTATGAAAATTCTTCTTATCTACGAATGGTACGAGTCTAAGTTCAGTGTTTTTTAACCATGAATGTCAAACAGTAAACAGTCTCAAAGAACATACATTTCTCTTTGTTTACAATTTCctcattaaaaatcaaattttcaaatgcgTTTAATTGTTTTCAGATAGTAAATGATAATATAACACGATAGAAATTAGTGAAGCAATTAGCTTAATCTTTCAAgttttgttcttctcaaagaGCAAAAAGTTCAATACTTTAAGCACAGAAAAGACCAAATAATCATTCATTATATaaagaaaacaatatatattcatacacacatacatatatacaatatatatacacacatatacacatacatatatacatatacacatatacacatatacaAGGAAAGTAAAGTACGTAGATTAGAACCTCATGGTCACAGTCAACAAGCTGCTGCTCACTCAGACTGACGAGCTCCCCTGTTTCCAAATAATGAGCTCCTTCCAAAGCTCCCGTCGCACTAAACGCCCAGCACGACCCACAAGAACCCTAATTTTCACCATCGCATTCCAAAACGAAAAATAATTATCCACAGAAAttccatttatttttttcaaataaataaataaaaatttagaaatatTTGTACCTGGTCCTTCACCGGCGTGACAGCACCTTTGTCGCGCCAATCAAAGTCCGTTGGAAGATCATTGGTGGGAAGAATCGGAGCCTTGTTCTCGTCGGCTGGAAGCCGGAGACGACGCTTGAGTCCGAGAAAGTTCCTGCGAAACTCCTTGGGAGTGAGATCAGAGAACTTGGTGACACCGTGGACGGCAGAGGGGTCGAGCGCCTGGTGCCGCTTGGCTCGGCGGAGGTTGGCCTTGAAGACGCCGAACCTG encodes the following:
- the LOC137717767 gene encoding probable cysteine protease RD19C; this translates as MDRLASHFLLLLLLSLLSSAAVSNYADPIIRQVVSETDKDHLLHAEHFSSFKATFGKTYATQVEHDYRFGVFKANLRRAKRHQALDPSAVHGVTKFSDLTPKEFRRNFLGLKRRLRLPADENKAPILPTNDLPTDFDWRDKGAVTPVKDQGSCGSCWAFSATGALEGAHYLETGELVSLSEQQLVDCDHECDPEEYGSCDSGCNGGLMNNAFEYALKAGGLEREEDYPYTGTDDTCKFDKSKVVSSVNNFSVISTDEDQIAANLVNHGPLAVGINAVFMQTYVGGVSCPYICGKRIDHGVLLVGYGSSGFAPIRFKEKPYWILKNSWGQSWGEQGYYKICRGYNSCGVDSLVSTVAALHTSNK